One region of Fragaria vesca subsp. vesca linkage group LG4, FraVesHawaii_1.0, whole genome shotgun sequence genomic DNA includes:
- the LOC101294059 gene encoding E3 ubiquitin-protein ligase PRT1-like: protein MEDKETLIKHVEQDPAEPEPEDYREEFQCCVCLELLYKPVVLGCGHISCFWCVFNCMNACHESNCPVCRHPYNHFPRICNLLHFILQKLYPKAYHTREKQVGEEEKKAGYFSPQVQNPLAGPDPTESNIPRNVAHSPPCPESKNSKGCSSGASLVNSPEVLDHEANIASFPTSSKNVKPTENAAVQEHCLYGNDLENGTHKEISVSDLLCAACKNLLFQPVVLNCGHVYCESCISIPEDGISRCQICQSMHPNGFPSVCLVLEHFLEEQYPEAYAHRQASSLKQADSRLNVRQRAKRSSSTLSDEYLSCMYGGGPKVHIGIGCDYCGMSPIIGERYRCKDCVERMSFDLCGACYKAPSKISGRFNQQHKPEHKLENVQPEIIDFLTYQSDEDGSEVLEHLGNIPPVPHPQEPENGSNNVQNDSAAFVMSVDTSRDPDDDFNDSLPDLTQE from the exons ATGGAAGACAAGGAAACCCTAATTAAGCATGTAGAACAAGACCCTGCTGAACCTGAACCTGAGGATTACCGAGAAGAGTTCCAGTGCTGTGTTTGCCT GGAACTTCTTTACAAGCCAGTTGTATTAG GATGTGGCCACATTTCGTGTTTCTGGTGCGTCTTCAATTGCATGAATGCTTGTCATGAATCCAATTGTCCAGTTTGTCGACACCCATATAATCATTTCCCTAGAATCTGTAATTTGCTGCACTTCATACTCCAAAAGTTGTATCCGAAAGCTTATCATACAAGGGAAAAGCAAGTGGGAG AAGAAGAGAAGAAAGCTGGCTACTTTTCACCTCAAGTTCAAAATCCGCTAGCAGGACCAGATCCTACTGAGTCAAACATTCCCAGAAATGTTGCACATTCTCCCCCTTGTCCAGAGTCGAAGAACTCTAAAGGTTGTTCTTCTGGGGCTTCACTTGTAAATTCACCAGAAGTGTTAGACCATGAAGCTAATATTGCAAGCTTTCCAACTTCTTCAAAGAATGTTAAACCAACTGAAAATGCAGCAGTCCAAGAGCATTGTTTGTATGGTAATGATCTTGAAAATGGAACTCACAAGGAGATTTCTGTTTCTGATCTACTCTGTGCTGCATGCAAGAATTTGCTCTTTCAACCTGTCGTTCTCAATTGTGGCCATG TATATTGTGAATCTTGTATAAGCATCCCAGAAGATGGAATTTCTAGGTGTCAGATTTGTCAAAGCATGCATCCAAATGGATTTCCAAGTGTGTGCTTAGTTTTAGAGCATTTCTTGGAGGAGCAGTATCCTGAAGCTTATGCACATAGACAAGCATCTTCACTAAAACAAGCTGACAGTCGGT TGAATGTTCGTCAACGTGCCAAACGATCATCATCAACACTTTCTGATGAGTACTTATCCTGCATGTACGGTGGCGGGCCGAAAGTTCACATTGGAATTGGTTGTGACTACTGCGGG ATGTCTCCGATTATTGGTGAGAGGTACAGATGTAAAGACTGTGTGGAGAGGATGAGTTTTGACCTATGTGGAGCATGCTACAAGGCCCCTTCCAAGATTTCTGGTCGGTTTAATCAGCAACATAAACCAGAACACAAGCTTGAGAATGTACAGCCAGAGATAATAGACTTCCTTACCTACCAGTCAGATGAAGATGGCTCCGAGGTTCTGGAACACCTAGGAAATATTCCTCCTGTTCCACATCCACAAGAACCAGAAAATGGCTCTAACAATGTGCAGAATGATTCTGCTGCTTTTGTGATGTCAGTTGATACTTCACGAGATCCAGATGATGATTTTAATGATTCCTTACCAGATTTGACTCAAGAATGA
- the LOC101295704 gene encoding uncharacterized protein LOC101295704, producing MVGWQRNCIQSLTRHFGKATLFETQQSLLRRPFYLYSQHSGISSSRNLLEEFSSDVPSPNTQTPPPPCLKQVQYVLKGVTQDPNKIDLVGKLVRGMRVEDVLSQLSVTDKQAAKTMYQAIFSARADATYKHGLDPDRLLVAGASIGKGFVGFSKKRLAYHGKGNGIKVRPKHQLTVVLREIAPEEEAQIEGQRADNFLYLSKRLRLTKEENQHVPPQLLRKNKDKYCNASPSGMAS from the exons ATGGTTGGTTGGCAAAGGAATTGTATTCAATCCCTAACTCGTCATTTTGGAAAAGCAACACTATTCGAGACCCAACAATCACTCTTGCGCCGCCCTTTTTATCTCTACTCCCAACATTCG GGAATCTCCAGTTCAAGGAACTTACTTGAGGAATTCTCGTCTGATGTCCCATCTCCCAATACACAAACGCCACCGCCTCCATGTTTGAAACAAGTTCAATATGTCTTGAAGGGCGTTACTCAG GACCCTAACAAGATCGATCTGGTTGGCAAATTGGTTCGTGGTATGCGTGTTGAAGATGTGTTGTCACAATTGTCAGTGACAGACAAGCAAGCTGCAAAAACCATGTATCAG GCTATATTTTCAGCTCGAGCAGATGCAACATATAAACATGGGTTGGATCCAGATCGTCTACTTGTTG CTGGGGCATCTATTGGAAAAGGATTTGTGGGATTCAGCAAGAAGAGACTGGCTTACCATGGTAAAGGCAATGGAATTAAAGTGAGACCAAAACACCAACTGACGGTGGTTCTAAGGGAGATTGCCCCTGAAGAGGAGGCGCAGATAGAAGGACAAAGAGCTGACAATTTTCTTTATCTCAGTAAGCGCCTCAGGCTCACTAAGGAGGAAAACCAGCATGTTCCTCCCCAGCTTCTAAGGAAAAACAAAGACAAATACTGTAACGCTTCGCCAAGTGGTATGGCTTCATGA